The proteins below are encoded in one region of Sedimentibacter sp. zth1:
- the lgt gene encoding prolipoprotein diacylglyceryl transferase, whose protein sequence is MDKNAFTLLGIDIKWYGVIIASAFLIGVFLSIKECRRIGFKEDTLIDFLLVIVPVGIICARLYYVAFEWRQYINDPIQILNFRAGGLAIHGGIIGGAIAGMIFCKVKKIRFFQIIDIITPAVVLGQGLGRWGNFINEEAHGGPTDLPWGILVNGQKVHPTFLYESIADVLIFLFLIWYRKHKRKNEGEVLALYFILYSAVRFFIESLRTDSLMFLGLKTAQLVSIGLIIIGIGLFIFVRVNGKTKTDRLQ, encoded by the coding sequence ATGGATAAAAATGCATTTACACTTTTAGGTATTGATATAAAGTGGTATGGTGTTATTATAGCTTCGGCATTTTTGATAGGAGTATTTTTATCTATCAAAGAGTGCAGAAGGATAGGCTTTAAAGAAGATACGTTGATTGACTTTTTACTAGTAATTGTTCCAGTAGGAATAATATGCGCAAGATTATATTATGTAGCATTTGAGTGGAGACAATATATTAATGACCCAATTCAAATATTAAATTTTAGAGCTGGTGGATTAGCTATACATGGAGGTATCATTGGCGGCGCAATAGCTGGTATGATTTTTTGCAAGGTTAAAAAGATTAGGTTTTTTCAAATAATTGATATTATAACTCCAGCAGTAGTGCTTGGGCAAGGATTAGGTAGATGGGGTAATTTTATAAATGAAGAAGCACATGGCGGTCCTACTGATTTACCATGGGGTATATTAGTAAATGGACAAAAAGTTCATCCAACATTCTTATATGAATCTATTGCAGATGTACTTATATTTTTATTTTTGATATGGTATAGAAAGCATAAACGTAAAAATGAAGGTGAAGTTTTAGCTCTTTATTTTATACTATATTCAGCAGTTAGATTCTTTATAGAAAGCCTAAGAACAGATTCTTTAATGTTTCTAGGATTGAAAACGGCACAACTTGTTAGTATAGGATTAATAATTATAGGTATAGGATTATTTATCTTTGTTAGAGTAAATGGAAAAACAAAAACCGATAGATTACAATAA